The Pseudophaeobacter arcticus DSM 23566 genome includes a region encoding these proteins:
- a CDS encoding phosphoglycerate kinase encodes MGWKTLDDMDLNGKRVLVRVDINVPLVDGVVTDSTRIRRIAPTVRDILAAGGRPILLAHFGRPGGERRENLSLKQLVPTLERAFETTVRFAADCVGEGAKEAASALQPGEVLLLENTRFHATETKNDPELAAAMAELGDVYCNDAFSAAHRAHSSTEALARLLPACAGRLMQAELQALESALGAPNRPVTAVVGGAKVSTKLELLGNLVEKVDYLIIGGGMANTFLVAKGLSVGISLAERLMKDTAAQIMAKAEKTGCKIILPSDIVVAEKFESHAPHQILPVDQCPDNGMILDAGPESLKVINETFEQSKTLIWNGPLGAFEFEPFDAATNAAALKAAALVRAGLLTAVAGGGDTVAALNASGAAGDFTYISTAGGAFLEWMEGKTLPGVAALES; translated from the coding sequence ATGGGCTGGAAAACACTCGACGATATGGATCTGAACGGTAAACGCGTCCTGGTGCGCGTGGACATCAACGTCCCTCTTGTTGACGGCGTGGTGACCGATTCCACCCGAATCCGCCGCATTGCTCCAACCGTGCGGGACATTCTGGCGGCCGGTGGTCGGCCGATCCTGCTGGCGCATTTTGGCCGCCCCGGCGGTGAGCGGCGCGAAAACCTGTCGCTGAAGCAGCTGGTCCCCACCCTGGAGCGCGCCTTTGAAACCACTGTGCGGTTTGCGGCCGATTGCGTTGGCGAAGGCGCCAAGGAGGCCGCAAGCGCGCTGCAGCCTGGCGAAGTGCTGCTGTTGGAAAACACCCGGTTCCACGCGACTGAAACCAAAAACGACCCCGAACTGGCCGCCGCCATGGCAGAGCTGGGCGATGTCTATTGCAACGATGCCTTTTCCGCAGCGCATCGCGCCCATAGCTCCACCGAGGCCCTGGCGCGGCTGCTGCCCGCCTGTGCAGGCCGCCTGATGCAGGCAGAACTCCAGGCGCTGGAAAGCGCCCTGGGGGCGCCAAACCGCCCGGTGACAGCGGTTGTCGGCGGCGCCAAGGTGTCGACCAAGCTGGAGCTGCTGGGCAATCTGGTGGAAAAGGTCGATTATCTGATCATTGGTGGTGGCATGGCCAATACCTTTCTTGTGGCCAAAGGCCTGTCCGTGGGCATTTCACTGGCCGAGCGGCTGATGAAAGACACCGCAGCGCAGATTATGGCGAAGGCCGAGAAGACCGGCTGCAAGATCATCCTGCCCAGCGACATTGTGGTTGCTGAAAAGTTTGAATCGCACGCTCCGCACCAGATCCTGCCGGTGGATCAATGTCCGGACAACGGCATGATCCTGGATGCGGGCCCCGAGAGCCTGAAGGTGATCAATGAGACCTTTGAACAGAGCAAAACCCTGATCTGGAACGGTCCGCTTGGCGCCTTTGAATTTGAGCCCTTTGATGCCGCCACCAATGCCGCAGCTCTCAAAGCCGCCGCGCTGGTCCGTGCAGGCCTGCTGACAGCCGTTGCAGGCGGTGGCGATACCGTCGCCGCGCTGAATGCCTCA